In Desulfuribacillus stibiiarsenatis, one genomic interval encodes:
- a CDS encoding CBS domain-containing protein — MSQTIREIMSGNLATVTTQDSVIKAAQIMSQYNIGSVPVVDNGQLVGMLTDRDIVLRSVATGGNLDQVSVRQIMTTNVVTATPDMDISQAANIMASNQIRRLPVIDNDQLIGMVALGDLALESDHIDEAGNALNDISKP; from the coding sequence ATGTCACAAACAATCCGTGAAATTATGTCTGGCAATCTTGCAACAGTAACAACACAAGATTCAGTAATTAAGGCAGCGCAAATTATGAGTCAGTACAATATTGGGTCTGTTCCAGTAGTCGATAACGGTCAATTAGTGGGAATGCTAACAGACCGAGATATCGTTCTTCGTTCTGTGGCGACTGGTGGGAACTTAGATCAAGTGAGTGTAAGGCAAATCATGACGACCAATGTGGTTACAGCAACTCCAGATATGGATATTAGCCAAGCAGCGAATATTATGGCTTCCAATCAAATCCGCAGACTACCAGTCATCGACAATGATCAATTAATTGGTATGGTAGCGCTTGGCGACTTAGCATTAGAGAGCGATCATATCGATGAAGCTGGTAATGCACTAAATGACATTTCTAAGCCTTAA